From the Deinococcus radiophilus genome, one window contains:
- a CDS encoding cyclic-di-AMP receptor — translation MPYSSAPAELLVMAVVQDADVAGLIRVLAGAGLDATKLASSGGFLREGNTTLMIGVPRARLDELKGLIAKSCRTRTRMMSPAIPLAEQGEGLSAEPLEVEVGGAVLFVLGLEEFVKV, via the coding sequence ATGCCCTATTCATCTGCTCCCGCTGAACTGCTGGTCATGGCTGTTGTTCAAGACGCCGATGTGGCGGGCCTGATCCGGGTCCTGGCCGGCGCAGGGTTAGACGCCACCAAGCTCGCCAGCTCCGGCGGCTTTCTGCGGGAGGGAAACACGACCCTGATGATCGGAGTTCCCCGTGCCCGCCTGGACGAACTTAAGGGGCTGATTGCCAAGTCGTGCCGCACCCGCACCCGCATGATGAGTCCAGCCATTCCGCTGGCCGAGCAGGGCGAAGGCCTGAGCGCCGAGCCGCTGGAGGTTGAGGTGGGCGGCGCCGTGCTGTTCGTGCTGGGCCTGGAGGAGTTCGTCAAAGTCTGA
- a CDS encoding histone deacetylase family protein translates to MDLSVTSAPLAHPFRAYSPADFLFPLPEGHRFPLYKYAGVREQVQELLPVLPTPQLRWADAGRVHDAMYLRRWRRGEVTRREEREFGLPWSEEVVIRAMRAAGGSLAALHDALAHGWGANLAGGTHHAFADRAGGFCLVNDAAILTRLALDEGLAQRPAVLDLDVHQGDGTAALLAAEPRAFTLSIHGERNYPFRKERSSLDIGLGDGVSDAQYLEVLSEQALPALDQARPDLLLYLAGADVLAGDRFGRFALTLDGVHERNRRVLTWARDRGVPVVTMMAGGYNLDHHLTVAAHASVVEQGLEVFG, encoded by the coding sequence ATGGACCTGTCCGTAACTTCAGCTCCCTTGGCACATCCGTTCCGGGCCTACAGTCCGGCGGATTTTCTGTTTCCACTGCCCGAAGGCCACCGTTTTCCGCTGTACAAGTACGCTGGGGTGCGTGAGCAGGTTCAGGAGTTATTGCCGGTCCTGCCCACCCCACAGCTGCGCTGGGCCGATGCTGGCCGGGTGCATGACGCCATGTATCTGCGCCGCTGGCGGCGGGGCGAGGTGACCCGCCGCGAGGAACGTGAGTTCGGGTTGCCCTGGAGCGAAGAAGTGGTGATCCGCGCCATGCGGGCAGCCGGTGGCAGTCTGGCTGCGCTGCATGACGCGCTGGCTCATGGCTGGGGGGCCAACTTGGCCGGTGGAACCCACCACGCCTTCGCGGACCGCGCCGGAGGATTTTGCCTGGTCAACGACGCAGCCATCCTGACCCGGCTGGCGCTGGATGAAGGCCTTGCCCAGCGCCCTGCTGTGCTGGATCTGGATGTGCATCAGGGAGACGGCACCGCTGCGCTGCTGGCAGCCGAGCCGCGGGCGTTTACGCTCAGTATTCATGGTGAGCGCAACTATCCTTTTCGCAAGGAGCGCAGCAGCCTGGATATCGGGCTGGGCGACGGTGTGAGCGATGCGCAATATCTGGAAGTCCTTTCAGAGCAGGCGTTGCCCGCGCTGGACCAGGCCCGCCCCGACCTGCTGCTGTACCTTGCCGGAGCAGACGTGCTGGCTGGGGACCGCTTCGGGCGCTTTGCCCTCACGTTGGACGGCGTGCATGAGCGCAACCGCCGGGTACTGACCTGGGCGCGGGACCGGGGCGTGCCGGTGGTCACCATGATGGCGGGTGGCTACAATCTGGACCACCATCTCACCGTGGCTGCCCATGCCAGCGTCGTGGAGCAGGGCTTAGAAGTGTTTGGCTAA
- a CDS encoding AAA family ATPase, whose amino-acid sequence MASKDTGKKQKDERNSNEALLVGTAKHAWPFSRGLLVQTLLNAGGSRKEAASIARHVEQQLRDQGLSPISTGDLQDLLVKVTRSESGRSLARQVARQTPVFQDIQVRSETGKMPFSRSVLARRLDDIGLDTKEAFQAAQLVDIRLRGLGLREVTVAELQDHTAAMLAEHYGEHFVRTYRFSLTHQGRVGVIGTDSPSTEQAIPFSKGILMQSLLAAGAAGDAARTLARAVQRDLQSTEDRVVTRAHIRTTVQRRLRDEAGKHVSARYALLRAIRHLPRPLVVLIGGVSGTGKSNLASEVAYRLGIPRIINTDSVREVMRAMVAPELTPTLHSSTFQAWKHLLPPGEAVPEHPDQLALEMGFREQVRQVSVGLSAIARRLILENADLVAEGVHLVPGFLDEAVMDQAIVVQVLLTLPDEEEHRARFARRAQQESARHESRYLTSFEEIRRLQDYLLGVAERAQVPVLDHRSLDELAERTVDIVLAQLPAVLRELDITPFEEEEDDMVDYVLALQEVSHTALPVTPD is encoded by the coding sequence ATGGCCAGTAAGGATACCGGCAAAAAGCAAAAGGACGAACGCAACTCAAATGAGGCGTTACTGGTAGGCACGGCCAAGCACGCCTGGCCCTTTAGCCGTGGTCTGCTGGTCCAAACTCTCCTGAATGCCGGTGGCAGCCGCAAAGAGGCCGCCAGCATTGCGCGGCATGTAGAGCAGCAGTTGCGTGACCAGGGGCTTAGCCCTATCAGCACTGGGGACCTCCAGGACCTGCTGGTCAAGGTAACCCGCAGCGAGTCGGGCCGTTCTCTGGCCCGCCAGGTCGCGCGGCAGACACCGGTCTTTCAGGACATTCAGGTCCGCTCCGAAACGGGCAAGATGCCCTTTTCCCGCTCCGTGCTGGCGCGGCGGCTGGACGATATCGGCCTGGATACCAAGGAGGCCTTTCAGGCCGCGCAACTGGTAGACATACGGCTGCGGGGACTGGGGCTGCGTGAAGTTACAGTGGCGGAGTTGCAAGACCACACCGCGGCCATGCTGGCCGAACACTACGGTGAACATTTTGTGCGGACCTACCGCTTCAGCCTGACCCATCAGGGGCGGGTGGGCGTGATCGGGACCGACAGTCCAAGCACTGAGCAAGCGATTCCTTTCAGCAAAGGCATCCTGATGCAGTCCCTGTTGGCCGCCGGGGCTGCTGGAGACGCCGCCCGCACCCTGGCCCGCGCCGTGCAGCGTGACCTGCAAAGCACCGAGGACCGTGTGGTGACCCGCGCCCATATCCGGACCACGGTGCAGCGCCGCCTGCGCGATGAAGCAGGCAAGCACGTGAGTGCCCGCTACGCCCTGCTGCGGGCCATTCGGCACTTGCCCCGGCCTCTGGTGGTGTTGATCGGCGGTGTGTCGGGCACCGGCAAGTCCAACCTGGCTTCTGAAGTGGCCTACCGCCTGGGTATTCCCCGGATCATCAACACCGATTCGGTACGCGAAGTCATGCGGGCGATGGTGGCCCCGGAACTCACCCCTACGCTGCACTCCAGTACCTTTCAGGCCTGGAAACACCTGCTGCCCCCCGGCGAGGCGGTGCCGGAACACCCCGACCAATTGGCGCTGGAAATGGGCTTCCGTGAGCAGGTCCGGCAAGTATCGGTGGGCCTGAGTGCCATTGCCCGGCGACTCATTCTGGAAAATGCCGATCTGGTCGCTGAAGGAGTGCATCTGGTCCCCGGCTTTCTTGACGAGGCCGTGATGGATCAGGCCATCGTGGTACAGGTGCTGCTGACCCTCCCCGACGAGGAAGAACACCGCGCCCGCTTTGCCCGGCGGGCCCAGCAGGAATCGGCCCGGCACGAGAGCCGCTACCTGACTTCTTTTGAGGAAATCCGCCGCCTGCAGGACTATCTGCTGGGCGTGGCCGAACGCGCTCAGGTGCCGGTATTGGATCACCGCTCACTGGACGAGCTGGCTGAGCGTACCGTAGACATCGTGCTGGCGCAGTTGCCTGCCGTGCTGCGCGAGTTGGACATCACACCTTTTGAGGAAGAAGAGGACGACATGGTGGACTACGTCCTGGCGCTGCAGGAGGTCAGTCACACAGCCTTACCCGTGACTCCTGACTAA
- a CDS encoding TetR/AcrR family transcriptional regulator, whose translation MELSLRERQKERRRTEIYQAAIALFKECGFDNTTASEIAEASGVSRGTFFNYYPYKEAVLLDYGSAVVQRLQAEAEVQLAAGKAPLEALYDVWNLLADENTRERDLFPPLAYEVMNPNPERAGAAYRALQLSRVVEVILTPVQQAGELRSDLSLARISNLIADTYLLVALRWSAYGTGRSLHDELRLSLDLLLSGALKR comes from the coding sequence ATGGAACTTTCCCTGCGCGAACGCCAGAAAGAAAGGCGCCGCACCGAGATCTATCAGGCGGCCATCGCTCTCTTCAAAGAATGTGGATTCGATAACACCACCGCTTCGGAGATTGCCGAGGCCAGCGGGGTATCACGGGGCACCTTTTTCAACTATTACCCCTACAAAGAAGCGGTGCTCCTGGACTATGGCAGCGCGGTGGTTCAGCGCCTGCAGGCTGAAGCCGAAGTGCAACTGGCCGCCGGCAAAGCGCCGCTGGAGGCGCTGTACGACGTCTGGAACCTGCTGGCCGATGAAAACACCCGTGAGCGTGACCTGTTTCCGCCGCTGGCGTACGAAGTGATGAACCCCAATCCAGAACGCGCTGGGGCCGCTTACCGGGCACTCCAGCTGAGCCGGGTGGTCGAGGTGATTCTCACGCCTGTGCAGCAAGCAGGTGAACTGCGCTCTGACCTGAGCCTGGCCCGTATCAGCAACCTGATTGCCGATACCTACCTGCTGGTGGCCCTCCGCTGGAGCGCCTATGGCACGGGCCGCAGCCTGCACGACGAGTTGCGTCTCTCACTGGACCTGCTGCTGTCCGGCGCACTCAAGCGTTAG
- a CDS encoding C40 family peptidase — MRCSSEFLTDPYRLIAARLLSALILGLPVAAAQSQEAPSSLYSYNEVSVQRGDTAYSLAREFGLSVPELLSLNGLSSHDLEVGQVLRVQARAPHQVVKGDTLYSLARQFGLTVEALQAANGLSDAGQIELGQWLAIPSAPQSRPMPQSVLATQPTPASTPAADTVPAVEAAVSAAFAAAAPAAQAAQSSLAGGLDSAAEALGWRRNALALLNTPYVYGGNSATGVDCSAFVLRVFQPLGISLPRTSAQQALVGQPVARASLRGGDLVFFDTVGRGSVTHVGVYLGQDQFVNANSYYGRVVVDKLDGDRYWSPRYLSARRILDPGTVAKLNSGLQVAMQPGRAD; from the coding sequence GTGAGATGTTCAAGCGAATTCCTGACCGATCCATACCGCCTGATCGCTGCGCGGTTGCTGAGTGCCCTGATCTTGGGTCTTCCTGTGGCTGCGGCTCAGAGCCAGGAAGCCCCCAGCTCGCTGTACTCGTACAATGAAGTCTCGGTGCAGCGCGGTGATACGGCTTATAGCCTCGCCCGCGAGTTCGGCCTCAGTGTCCCGGAGCTGCTGTCCCTGAACGGCCTGAGCAGCCACGATCTGGAAGTGGGTCAGGTGCTGCGGGTGCAGGCCAGAGCGCCCCATCAAGTGGTGAAAGGCGATACTCTTTACAGTCTGGCCCGGCAATTTGGCCTGACTGTAGAAGCCCTGCAGGCGGCCAACGGCCTCAGCGACGCTGGGCAGATTGAGCTGGGCCAATGGTTGGCCATCCCCAGTGCGCCGCAGTCCCGGCCTATGCCCCAGAGCGTGCTGGCGACCCAGCCAACTCCAGCATCCACTCCCGCCGCCGACACTGTTCCCGCAGTCGAGGCGGCGGTTTCTGCTGCATTTGCTGCGGCGGCTCCCGCCGCGCAGGCCGCGCAGTCTTCACTGGCTGGCGGCCTAGACAGCGCCGCCGAGGCTCTAGGGTGGCGCCGCAACGCGCTGGCCCTGCTGAATACCCCGTATGTCTATGGCGGCAACTCTGCCACAGGCGTGGACTGCTCGGCTTTTGTGCTCCGGGTGTTTCAGCCACTGGGGATCAGCCTGCCACGCACCAGTGCTCAGCAGGCCCTGGTGGGTCAGCCAGTGGCCCGCGCTTCTCTGCGCGGCGGTGATCTGGTCTTCTTCGATACGGTGGGCCGGGGCAGTGTGACGCATGTGGGCGTCTACCTGGGCCAAGATCAGTTCGTAAATGCCAATTCCTACTACGGGCGCGTGGTGGTGGACAAGCTGGACGGAGACCGTTACTGGTCGCCGCGTTACCTGAGTGCGCGCCGCATTCTGGACCCTGGCACCGTGGCCAAGTTGAACAGTGGCCTGCAAGTGGCGATGCAGCCGGGCCGCGCTGACTGA
- the murA gene encoding UDP-N-acetylglucosamine 1-carboxyvinyltransferase has translation MHLSPLRIQGGRTLGGELAVQPSKNAALPILVASLLSSEPITLHGIPRLSDVYTILELASHVGAQHAWTGPNSLTIHTPQLLHTDAPYALVSKMRASFIMMGALLGRAGEATVSMPGGCAFGFRPVDQHVKAFRALGIEVQEDGGNFQATRTPEFGGRFVFEMLTVGGTHNAILASVLGDSVVTLENASIDTDVVDLIGFLNALGADIRGAGTNTLEIRGVRALRGGEYRVIPDRIEAGTFMMAAAATRSRLTLTNLRPDHVRALSSKLSEMGVQILESADSLVVDATATALRPVDVTTQSYPGFPTDLQPQMSALLATIDGVSIVQDPVYKDRLTHVAELQRMGADIKVSGYSQVIRGVALRGAPVKAADLRAGAALFIAGLTAEGETVIDGVEYLNRGYENLAARLRSIGADVYQDEASLASAMD, from the coding sequence ATGCATCTATCCCCACTGCGCATCCAAGGCGGACGTACCCTTGGAGGAGAACTGGCTGTACAACCCAGCAAAAACGCCGCCCTGCCCATTTTGGTGGCCAGTCTCCTCAGCAGTGAGCCGATTACCCTGCACGGGATTCCCCGGTTGAGCGATGTCTACACCATCTTGGAGCTGGCCAGCCACGTAGGCGCTCAGCACGCCTGGACTGGCCCCAACAGTCTGACCATTCATACTCCCCAACTGCTGCACACGGACGCCCCTTATGCGCTGGTGTCCAAGATGCGGGCGTCCTTCATCATGATGGGTGCCCTGCTGGGCCGCGCTGGCGAGGCCACTGTCAGTATGCCGGGGGGCTGCGCCTTCGGCTTTCGCCCCGTAGACCAGCACGTCAAGGCCTTCCGGGCGTTGGGTATTGAAGTGCAGGAGGACGGCGGCAACTTCCAGGCCACCCGCACTCCTGAGTTCGGTGGCCGTTTCGTCTTTGAGATGCTGACCGTGGGTGGCACTCACAATGCCATCCTGGCCTCCGTGCTGGGTGACAGTGTCGTAACCCTGGAAAATGCCTCCATTGACACGGATGTGGTGGATCTGATCGGCTTCCTGAATGCGCTGGGGGCCGATATTCGTGGGGCTGGCACCAATACGCTGGAAATCCGGGGCGTTAGGGCGCTGCGTGGCGGCGAGTACCGCGTGATTCCTGACCGCATTGAGGCAGGAACCTTCATGATGGCTGCCGCTGCGACCCGCAGCCGCCTCACACTGACGAATCTACGCCCAGATCACGTACGTGCCCTGAGCAGCAAGCTGAGTGAAATGGGTGTGCAAATTCTCGAATCTGCCGATTCGCTGGTCGTGGACGCTACTGCAACTGCCCTGCGCCCTGTAGACGTGACCACCCAGAGCTACCCCGGTTTCCCGACCGACCTGCAGCCGCAAATGAGTGCCCTGCTGGCTACCATTGATGGCGTCAGCATCGTGCAGGATCCGGTGTACAAGGACCGTCTGACCCACGTGGCTGAGTTGCAGCGTATGGGAGCGGACATCAAGGTAAGCGGTTACAGCCAGGTGATCCGGGGGGTTGCCCTGCGCGGTGCACCAGTCAAAGCGGCTGATCTGCGTGCGGGGGCAGCCCTCTTTATCGCTGGACTGACTGCCGAAGGTGAAACGGTCATTGACGGCGTGGAATACCTCAACCGTGGCTATGAGAATCTGGCCGCCCGCCTGCGCTCTATCGGCGCAGACGTGTATCAGGACGAAGCCAGTCTCGCTTCAGCAATGGATTAA
- the ald gene encoding alanine dehydrogenase, with amino-acid sequence MHIGVPKEIKVKENRVAMTPGGVESLVRRGHQVTVESGAGVGSSFSDADYERAGATLGSAADAWAAEMVVKVKEPISSEYGYLRPDLLLFTYLHLAADRPLTDALLAAGTTAIAYETVQHADGSLPLLMPMSEVAGRLSVQAGAYHLQKPVGGRGVLLGGVPGVKPGNVTIVGGGVVGTNAAKMAMGLGAHVTILDVSQRRLAYLDDVFFGRITTMMSSEANLRELLPTTDLLIGAVLIPGAKAPHLVTRDMLSLMPEGAVIVDVAVDQGGCVETIHATTHDDPTYEVDGIIHYGVANMPGAVPRTSTLALTNQTMPYVFQLADQGVLALNANPALLPGLNTYQGSLTNQPVATAFGMHWTDPAYSLQHGEMDPQAQPS; translated from the coding sequence ATGCATATCGGCGTACCCAAAGAGATCAAGGTTAAGGAAAACCGCGTGGCAATGACGCCCGGCGGTGTGGAATCACTCGTTCGGCGCGGACATCAAGTCACCGTCGAAAGCGGCGCAGGTGTGGGCAGTTCATTCAGCGACGCCGACTATGAACGGGCGGGCGCGACCCTGGGCAGTGCTGCCGATGCTTGGGCTGCCGAGATGGTCGTCAAGGTCAAAGAACCCATTTCCAGCGAGTATGGCTATCTGCGCCCTGATCTGTTGCTGTTCACCTATCTGCACCTGGCAGCCGACCGTCCCCTGACCGACGCGCTGCTGGCTGCAGGCACGACCGCCATCGCTTACGAAACTGTGCAGCACGCCGACGGCAGCCTGCCACTGCTGATGCCCATGAGTGAAGTCGCCGGACGCCTCAGCGTACAGGCCGGCGCCTACCACCTCCAGAAGCCTGTCGGCGGACGTGGTGTGCTGCTGGGCGGCGTACCCGGCGTCAAGCCCGGCAACGTGACCATCGTGGGCGGCGGCGTGGTGGGCACCAACGCTGCCAAGATGGCGATGGGCCTGGGTGCACACGTGACCATTCTGGACGTGTCGCAGCGCCGACTGGCTTATCTGGACGACGTGTTCTTCGGACGCATCACCACCATGATGAGCAGCGAGGCCAACCTGCGTGAGCTGCTGCCCACCACCGACCTCCTGATCGGTGCGGTGCTGATTCCAGGGGCCAAAGCCCCGCATCTGGTCACCCGCGACATGCTGAGCCTGATGCCTGAAGGCGCGGTGATTGTGGACGTGGCCGTGGATCAAGGTGGCTGCGTAGAAACCATTCACGCCACCACCCACGACGATCCCACCTATGAGGTTGATGGCATCATCCACTACGGCGTGGCCAACATGCCCGGCGCCGTTCCCCGCACCTCTACCCTGGCGCTGACCAACCAGACCATGCCCTACGTGTTCCAACTGGCCGATCAGGGTGTGCTGGCACTGAATGCCAACCCAGCGCTGCTCCCCGGTCTGAACACCTATCAGGGCAGCCTGACCAACCAGCCGGTAGCTACCGCCTTCGGAATGCACTGGACCGACCCAGCTTACTCGCTGCAGCACGGCGAAATGGACCCCCAGGCTCAGCCCAGCTAA
- a CDS encoding Lrp/AsnC family transcriptional regulator: MAQIELDETDIRLLNILQRDGRIPNTELADEVGLTPAPTLRRVRRLEEAGLIRRYVALLDPEMLGRGFLVMVRVTLLGQTKAGFETFGEQMRRRPEVLECYLCLGGTDYFLKVATRDLMEYQRFLVDVLAANPLVQHTESILVVKQEKQTTALPLE, encoded by the coding sequence ATGGCGCAGATTGAACTGGATGAAACAGATATTCGGCTGCTGAACATCTTGCAGCGCGATGGTCGCATCCCCAACACCGAACTGGCCGACGAGGTGGGCCTGACCCCAGCCCCTACGCTGCGGCGGGTGCGGCGACTGGAAGAGGCAGGGTTGATCCGCCGTTATGTGGCGCTGCTGGACCCGGAGATGCTGGGCCGGGGCTTTCTGGTGATGGTACGCGTCACGTTGCTGGGTCAGACCAAGGCGGGGTTCGAGACTTTCGGTGAGCAGATGCGCCGCCGACCCGAAGTGCTGGAATGCTACCTCTGCCTGGGCGGCACGGATTATTTCCTGAAGGTGGCCACCCGTGACCTGATGGAATACCAGCGCTTCTTGGTCGATGTGCTGGCGGCCAATCCCCTTGTTCAGCACACCGAGTCCATCCTGGTGGTGAAGCAGGAGAAACAAACCACTGCTCTGCCACTGGAATAA
- a CDS encoding peptidylprolyl isomerase: MKQLVWTLPLLLAACAPMQQMDAAPMAPGTPTPGAPTPAPSQPPTREWKAVPYLSATPVRSFSAAQQVTDPSEEYRAVLNTARGPITLELYPQQAPKAVNNFVFLALNHFYDGTRFHRVIDGFMAQGGDPLSADPARQADWGTGDPGYSFRYEVGNNLSFGQPGVLGMARSASPDSQGSQFFITLAPSSFLDGQYTVFGRVVDGMDVLNSITKTSASSGYGEQPIPGAQADLLNSVTILSR; the protein is encoded by the coding sequence ATGAAACAGCTTGTCTGGACCCTGCCGCTGCTGCTTGCTGCCTGCGCCCCCATGCAGCAGATGGATGCCGCTCCTATGGCCCCCGGTACTCCCACGCCTGGGGCTCCCACGCCCGCCCCCAGCCAGCCGCCTACCCGGGAGTGGAAAGCCGTGCCTTACCTGAGCGCCACCCCCGTCCGCAGCTTCAGCGCGGCCCAGCAGGTCACCGACCCTTCGGAGGAATACCGCGCCGTACTGAACACGGCCCGTGGCCCGATCACGCTGGAGTTGTACCCTCAGCAGGCCCCGAAGGCGGTGAACAACTTTGTCTTTCTGGCGCTGAACCATTTCTACGACGGCACCCGCTTTCACCGCGTGATCGACGGCTTTATGGCCCAGGGTGGCGATCCGCTCAGCGCTGACCCGGCCCGCCAGGCAGACTGGGGAACGGGTGATCCTGGCTATTCCTTCCGCTATGAGGTCGGCAACAATCTGAGCTTCGGGCAGCCCGGTGTCCTGGGCATGGCCCGCAGCGCCTCGCCGGACTCGCAGGGCAGCCAATTTTTCATCACGCTGGCCCCCTCCAGCTTTCTGGATGGTCAGTACACGGTCTTTGGCCGTGTAGTAGACGGGATGGACGTGCTGAACTCCATCACCAAGACCTCCGCCAGCTCCGGTTACGGCGAGCAGCCGATTCCCGGTGCCCAGGCCGATCTGCTGAACAGTGTGACGATTCTTAGCCGCTGA
- a CDS encoding phosphatidylserine decarboxylase: MARKWDSRMNRSGGAGRWLLMAAGLTGLAAAYYQRSYRYRDPVRLLPDTAGLVAPADGTVTLVRWVEGGQVKTPAGQTEFSLESLGLQMEQGWLIGVTPGPLSARYVYAPADGTLRAPVRTERPTTFPLTPGKTAELDLLTLPSEPGWAVTLAQAGGRLQARTYFGGGQDIRRGNKLAFLERGGLVLLTCRDDFRPAVTVGEKVVGGQTVLGAPATTTG; the protein is encoded by the coding sequence ATGGCACGCAAGTGGGATTCTCGTATGAACCGTTCGGGAGGTGCTGGCCGCTGGCTGCTCATGGCGGCTGGACTAACTGGCCTGGCCGCTGCCTATTATCAGCGCAGTTACCGTTACCGTGATCCGGTCCGTCTGCTTCCGGACACGGCGGGACTGGTCGCTCCAGCCGACGGCACTGTCACACTGGTCCGGTGGGTCGAAGGCGGCCAGGTGAAGACGCCCGCAGGCCAGACCGAGTTCAGCTTGGAGTCCCTAGGATTGCAAATGGAGCAGGGCTGGCTGATCGGTGTGACGCCTGGGCCGCTGAGTGCACGGTATGTGTACGCTCCAGCGGATGGTACGCTGCGGGCACCCGTGCGGACTGAACGGCCCACCACTTTCCCCTTGACGCCGGGGAAAACGGCTGAGTTGGACCTGCTAACATTGCCCAGTGAGCCTGGATGGGCCGTCACCCTGGCCCAGGCCGGTGGTCGCCTGCAAGCCCGCACCTACTTCGGGGGTGGGCAGGATATTCGCCGGGGGAACAAGCTGGCCTTCTTGGAACGCGGTGGGTTGGTACTGCTGACGTGCAGGGACGACTTCCGACCTGCCGTGACGGTAGGGGAGAAGGTCGTGGGCGGTCAGACCGTGCTGGGCGCACCTGCAACCACCACGGGTTGA
- a CDS encoding deoxyxylulose-5-phosphate synthase has translation MPRKPRTNRMDRADFALVTGHLQPYACFGCRKAFKQPFSADLPERACPQCRQPMTIMGTDFKAPRQDDVRQWQKVAVLARAGIRFFPSSPDGLPGQRPDTLAEVPAFLRRIYPAARSLAPREGRLLAQGEAPHQRFFS, from the coding sequence ATGCCCCGCAAACCCCGCACCAACCGAATGGACCGGGCTGACTTCGCTTTGGTCACGGGTCATTTGCAGCCTTACGCCTGTTTCGGATGCCGAAAAGCCTTCAAGCAGCCCTTTAGTGCTGACTTGCCGGAGCGTGCTTGCCCGCAGTGCCGCCAGCCGATGACCATTATGGGGACCGACTTCAAAGCGCCCCGGCAGGACGACGTGCGCCAATGGCAAAAAGTTGCCGTCCTGGCACGCGCGGGAATCCGGTTTTTTCCGAGTTCTCCAGACGGCCTGCCGGGGCAACGCCCGGACACGTTGGCTGAGGTTCCGGCCTTCTTACGTAGGATTTATCCAGCCGCACGCTCTCTTGCTCCGCGTGAGGGACGCTTGCTTGCCCAGGGCGAGGCACCCCATCAGCGCTTTTTCTCCTAG